CCTCCGACGCCGACGACGGCCGCCGTTCCCCCGTTCCAGCCGGGAAGAGGCCCCGGCCGGAGGACCGAGTATCCGGGATGGCTCCGGAAAATCTCGAGGTATTCCCTCCACATCTCCGGGGAGAGCCCCGGGGGAGGGGGCCGACCGTTGTCGAAGACGCGCCGGGGTCGGAACTCCGCGGCCGCCCGCGCCGCTCCTCCCATGTGGTCGGGGTGAGGGTGGGTGATCAGGATGGCGTCGAGCCGGTCGACGCCCCGCTCCCGAAGCGCGGCCTCCACTTCCCCGTACCGTTCGGGGTAGCCGGTGTCGATGAGCCAGTCGCCCGCCGCCGCGCTCCTGAGCAGGAGCGCATCCCCGTAGCCGACGTCGATGACGACGATCTCCAGTTCTCCGGGGCCCGGGGGGCCGGGGAGGGCCGTCCGCACCGCCCAGGCCGCCAGGAAGAATGCGCCGGGGAGGGTCATGCCCCCCGTTTCCGGGGATCGGCCGCCCTTACCAGCAGAACGCCCCAGGCGCTTCCGCAGGAGTTGAAGACGACGTCCCGGAAATCTCCGACGCGGTCGGGAAGGTAAAACTGGACCAGCTCGTCCGCCGCGCCCAGGAAAACCCCGAAAAGGACGGGGACGGCGATCCATTCCACCGGGTTCGCCGGCCGGCTCAGTCCGGCGTAGGCCAGCCATCCCACCAGGGCGTATTCCAGCAGATGGATGCGTTCCTCGGGATAAGCCGGGAC
This genomic stretch from bacterium harbors:
- a CDS encoding MBL fold metallo-hydrolase produces the protein MTLPGAFFLAAWAVRTALPGPPGPGELEIVVIDVGYGDALLLRSAAAGDWLIDTGYPERYGEVEAALRERGVDRLDAILITHPHPDHMGGAARAAAEFRPRRVFDNGRPPPPGLSPEMWREYLEIFRSHPGYSVLRPGPLPGWNGGTAAVVGVGGVGEVNADSAVIRLEHAGRTVLLTGDLNRKGEEKLLAEGAVLGADLLKVGHHGAADSSSARFLAAVAPRWAAVSTGANSWGAPDPETIRRLEAAGTRVARTDRDGTLTFRIRADGEIWLYTRGFSPLILGRRFRLRPD